The proteins below are encoded in one region of Myxococcales bacterium:
- the rffA gene encoding dTDP-4-amino-4,6-dideoxygalactose transaminase, with protein sequence MIPYNDHFLAPKELQYASESLRSGHIGADGPFTTRATNQLKKILGAESVMLTTSCTHALELSALLHELGPDDEVVMPSFTFASTANAVTLRGATIRFADVSKETFSMELPELQGALTEKTTAVIAVHYGGVSRDIAETAAFCKKSGYKFIEDNAHGLFATHRDKALGCFAPLAALSFHVTKNISVGVAGALVINDASYLARAEVLRDKGTNRAAFMRGEVDHYTWQGMGSAYAPADYVAAVLLAQLEHADFIQARRNSIVDIYREHLSPYAQELGFALQTVPEHTKSSAHLFPVYLQTTSMRDPVLKQMKLAGVHCTSHYEPLHLAYKGKAQQSLPFTETLSAGLIRLPLHPALSDEQANEVALAFISTLKSIR encoded by the coding sequence ATGATTCCCTACAATGACCATTTTCTGGCTCCGAAGGAGCTTCAGTATGCAAGTGAATCGCTACGAAGCGGTCACATTGGCGCTGATGGACCTTTTACGACACGGGCCACAAATCAGCTCAAGAAAATCCTTGGTGCAGAATCGGTGATGTTGACGACATCCTGCACGCATGCCCTTGAGCTTAGTGCATTGCTACATGAACTGGGCCCTGACGATGAAGTCGTCATGCCATCTTTTACCTTTGCTTCGACCGCCAATGCGGTGACCCTGCGTGGCGCAACGATTCGCTTTGCAGATGTCTCTAAAGAAACTTTTTCGATGGAACTGCCCGAGCTGCAAGGTGCACTGACCGAAAAAACCACGGCCGTGATCGCTGTGCATTACGGAGGTGTATCCCGTGATATTGCAGAAACAGCTGCGTTTTGTAAGAAAAGCGGTTATAAATTTATCGAAGACAATGCACACGGCTTATTTGCTACGCACCGTGATAAAGCCTTGGGCTGCTTTGCTCCCTTGGCTGCGCTGAGCTTTCATGTGACCAAAAATATCAGTGTCGGCGTTGCCGGCGCGCTCGTGATCAATGATGCTTCATACCTTGCTCGGGCTGAAGTTCTTCGTGACAAAGGCACAAATCGTGCGGCCTTTATGCGCGGGGAAGTCGATCACTACACCTGGCAAGGTATGGGTTCTGCCTATGCGCCAGCGGATTATGTGGCTGCGGTTTTGTTGGCCCAATTGGAGCATGCTGATTTTATCCAAGCGCGCCGCAACAGCATCGTCGATATCTACCGTGAGCATTTGAGTCCCTATGCCCAGGAATTAGGCTTTGCTCTGCAAACGGTTCCAGAGCACACAAAATCTTCAGCGCATCTTTTTCCGGTGTACCTCCAAACGACGAGCATGCGTGATCCTGTTTTAAAACAGATGAAGCTGGCTGGTGTTCATTGCACATCGCACTATGAACCTTTGCACCTTGCTTATAAAGGCAAAGCTCAGCAGAGCCTTCCATTTACAGAGACGCTTAGTGCGGGCCTTATTCGCTTGCCTCTTCATCCTGCTCTTAGCGATGAGCAAGCCAACGAGGTTGCTCTTGCTTTTATAAGCACGTTGAAAAGCATCCGCTGA
- a CDS encoding glycosyltransferase family 2 protein: MTSQDLEISVVIPVYRSKTMLAELHERLSLALEKLGLSYEIVFVDDNSSDGSWEELVALADKDSHIRLVQLTKNFGQQRAVLCGLRYSRGRFVVTLDDDLQQRPSEIALLYEAIKHSDADVVVGRYEKKKHGPIRALGTWLVKRVAQLTIGIPKELELTSFRIIRRQIVDEVVKLRSTNPIVGFLLFHITHRISNITVSHDPRRNGKSSYSLKGLIDYFLCMVIDYSDLPLRFVGWVGFLSWISSIGLALNYLRLYLLNRIGVSGFMTQVLLLLFFSGVILMTLGIIGSYLIRILRASNQMEMYIVRRER, translated from the coding sequence ATGACGTCTCAAGATCTTGAGATTTCTGTGGTCATCCCAGTCTATCGCTCCAAAACGATGCTCGCAGAGCTGCATGAGCGACTTAGCCTTGCGCTTGAAAAGCTTGGACTGTCTTACGAAATCGTCTTTGTCGACGACAACTCATCGGACGGGAGCTGGGAAGAGCTTGTCGCTCTCGCCGATAAAGACTCGCACATACGGCTCGTGCAACTTACAAAAAACTTCGGGCAACAGCGAGCGGTTCTCTGCGGACTTCGCTACTCCCGTGGCCGTTTCGTTGTCACCTTGGATGATGACCTGCAACAACGTCCAAGTGAGATAGCTTTGCTCTACGAAGCCATCAAGCACAGCGATGCGGATGTCGTGGTAGGTCGCTATGAGAAAAAGAAGCATGGTCCAATCCGAGCGCTGGGAACCTGGCTCGTTAAAAGGGTCGCTCAACTTACCATTGGTATTCCCAAAGAACTTGAACTAACGAGTTTTCGCATCATCCGCCGGCAAATAGTCGATGAAGTCGTAAAACTACGGAGCACTAACCCGATAGTGGGCTTTTTGTTGTTTCACATCACGCACCGCATAAGCAATATCACGGTAAGCCACGACCCCCGTCGGAATGGAAAGTCCTCCTACAGTTTAAAGGGGCTCATCGACTACTTTCTATGCATGGTCATCGACTACTCCGACTTACCCTTGCGCTTTGTGGGTTGGGTGGGATTCCTGTCGTGGATTTCAAGCATAGGGTTGGCACTAAACTATCTCCGGTTGTATCTACTAAACCGTATCGGGGTCTCAGGTTTCATGACCCAAGTACTTCTTTTGCTGTTTTTTTCCGGCGTCATCTTGATGACTTTGGGCATTATCGGAAGCTATCTTATTCGTATACTGCGGGCATCAAATCAAATGGAAATGTATATTGTGAGGCGCGAGCGATAA
- a CDS encoding class I SAM-dependent methyltransferase has protein sequence METRKLYNTDASRWKRKEPNSLSDFTGRPAVFDLCGDVTGRSVLDAGCGEGYCSREMRIRGASRVLGIELSEKMVDLAKAQEQEQSLGIEYQQGDVRKLDLPSESFDLVLAVFVFNYISTRDMQVAMKEMHRVLKGGGQFVFSVPHPCFAFMRQEKSAPFYFDMEGRGYFSGVDCQNQGKIFCRDGTELRVQAVHKTLQDYFDAFEAVGFRSMPVVKELRVLDKHLELDPAFFSPVKDIPLHMAFRLEK, from the coding sequence GTGGAAACACGCAAACTCTACAATACAGATGCAAGCCGTTGGAAGCGAAAAGAGCCGAATAGTTTATCCGATTTTACTGGAAGGCCAGCCGTTTTCGATTTATGCGGAGATGTCACAGGGCGTTCAGTTTTGGATGCCGGTTGCGGCGAAGGTTACTGCTCACGAGAAATGAGGATACGGGGCGCTTCGCGCGTGCTCGGTATCGAGCTTTCCGAAAAGATGGTGGACCTCGCCAAGGCCCAAGAGCAAGAACAGTCTTTAGGTATCGAGTATCAGCAAGGGGATGTACGCAAGCTTGATCTTCCATCGGAAAGCTTTGATCTCGTACTTGCTGTCTTTGTTTTTAACTACATTAGCACACGCGACATGCAAGTCGCGATGAAAGAAATGCATCGTGTGCTCAAAGGTGGAGGGCAGTTTGTGTTTTCAGTCCCCCATCCATGTTTCGCCTTCATGCGCCAAGAAAAAAGCGCTCCTTTTTACTTTGACATGGAAGGGCGCGGCTATTTTTCAGGCGTGGACTGTCAAAACCAGGGCAAGATTTTTTGCCGGGATGGCACAGAACTTCGTGTCCAAGCCGTGCATAAAACCTTGCAAGACTACTTTGATGCTTTTGAAGCTGTGGGATTTAGGTCTATGCCAGTAGTTAAGGAGCTACGCGTGCTTGATAAACACCTCGAACTCGATCCGGCATTTTTTTCGCCAGTCAAAGACATTCCTCTTCACATGGCATTTCGTTTAGAGAAATAG
- a CDS encoding iron-containing redox enzyme family protein — MSRHASWQLLYSGSADEFIDALCREALEHRAVHHPYLQRLASGDLPDMAWAVRDYAYQYGFYGREFISYLEGVIGSLEKDAHRELIYHNLEEEKGDPNSNELAKIPHTRLFQMFREAAGVNEAFDKEHRPAPTVLVWRDLFLQKCQSRQPGVALGGMGIGTEFVVPTIYGYINEGLKLHSSLSDDDRFFFELHAKCDEEHADHLIQIAKDLAADRSNKREAIRFGAISALNLRAAVWDVMLARAITAKDEQAL, encoded by the coding sequence ATGTCACGCCACGCATCATGGCAACTTCTATACAGCGGATCAGCCGATGAGTTTATCGATGCGCTATGCCGAGAAGCGCTTGAACACAGAGCAGTTCATCATCCCTATTTGCAACGACTGGCTTCCGGTGATTTACCCGACATGGCCTGGGCCGTTCGCGACTACGCCTATCAATATGGTTTTTATGGGCGAGAGTTTATAAGTTATCTTGAAGGCGTCATTGGTAGTTTGGAAAAAGACGCGCATCGAGAACTCATTTATCATAATCTTGAAGAAGAAAAAGGCGATCCTAACAGCAATGAGCTCGCTAAAATCCCACACACGCGCTTGTTCCAAATGTTTCGAGAAGCAGCGGGTGTGAATGAGGCTTTCGACAAAGAGCACCGCCCGGCGCCCACGGTCTTGGTCTGGCGGGATTTGTTTTTGCAAAAATGTCAGTCAAGGCAACCCGGCGTAGCACTTGGCGGCATGGGGATTGGTACCGAGTTCGTCGTGCCAACCATCTACGGTTATATCAACGAAGGGCTAAAGCTGCACAGCTCGCTTAGCGACGATGATCGTTTCTTTTTTGAGCTGCACGCTAAATGCGACGAAGAGCACGCCGATCATTTGATTCAAATCGCCAAAGACCTTGCAGCGGATCGGAGCAACAAACGCGAAGCCATTCGCTTCGGAGCTATCTCGGCTCTGAACCTGCGAGCCGCTGTCTGGGATGTGATGTTGGCGCGGGCCATCACCGCAAAAGATGAGCAGGCTTTGTAG
- a CDS encoding Gfo/Idh/MocA family oxidoreductase: MDSIQGSKKTRREFLELSGQAAFVAAAGSVMLSGVACGDSSKKLRIGVVGGNFGLEFPFHLHPNAQVTAVSDLREERLKRLQGLHTKATPYPSLEELLKKEKNIDAVALFTEGPQHAKHVLACFDRGLHVLCAVPACFSLDEAQALTDKQKKTGLTYMMAETSYYRAGCIFAREMYQRKTFGELFYTEAEYYHDRGSLTELVTNKQTRFWDPDGKPSWRQGIPPMFYPTHAIGFLVGVTKERISKVSALGWGNKHPFLEGNRYNNHYWNETALMQTDKGHALRCNIFWLCGAGGERAQWFGENGTLLMANEGCHGPINHPRGGRAQRITMPDYWNSDMLPKP, translated from the coding sequence ATGGACTCGATACAGGGAAGTAAAAAGACTCGACGGGAGTTCTTAGAGCTCAGTGGCCAAGCTGCCTTTGTGGCAGCAGCTGGCAGCGTCATGCTTAGCGGCGTGGCTTGTGGGGATTCAAGCAAAAAACTTCGCATTGGGGTGGTCGGCGGTAACTTTGGTCTTGAATTTCCTTTTCATTTACATCCCAACGCTCAAGTCACGGCGGTAAGTGATTTGCGCGAGGAGCGGTTAAAGAGACTGCAAGGTCTTCATACGAAAGCTACGCCCTACCCATCGCTTGAGGAACTGCTTAAAAAGGAAAAGAACATCGATGCAGTAGCCTTGTTCACGGAAGGCCCACAACACGCGAAGCATGTGCTTGCCTGCTTTGATCGTGGTCTTCACGTATTGTGCGCTGTGCCAGCGTGTTTTTCGTTGGACGAAGCCCAAGCGTTGACTGACAAGCAAAAGAAAACAGGTCTCACCTACATGATGGCGGAGACGAGTTACTATCGTGCGGGCTGCATTTTTGCGCGTGAAATGTATCAGCGTAAAACGTTTGGCGAGCTTTTCTACACCGAGGCCGAATACTATCATGACCGCGGAAGCCTTACCGAGCTCGTTACGAACAAACAAACGCGCTTTTGGGATCCGGATGGCAAGCCCAGCTGGCGACAAGGTATTCCGCCCATGTTCTATCCAACACACGCGATTGGCTTTTTGGTTGGCGTCACCAAAGAGCGCATCAGTAAAGTCTCAGCGCTTGGTTGGGGAAACAAACATCCCTTTTTAGAAGGGAACCGTTACAACAATCACTATTGGAACGAAACAGCGCTCATGCAAACCGACAAAGGCCATGCGTTGCGTTGCAATATCTTCTGGCTTTGCGGAGCGGGCGGTGAACGAGCGCAATGGTTTGGTGAAAACGGCACACTGCTTATGGCCAACGAGGGGTGTCATGGCCCCATCAATCATCCACGGGGCGGACGTGCGCAACGCATCACCATGCCGGATTATTGGAATTCCGATATGTTGCCCAAGCCATGA
- a CDS encoding HAD-IIB family hydrolase — protein sequence MSLLLILLLLLSVSCAPSKSSDIGSGGWAQSADTAGCFFSFNSEKSYLLSGIFRRPLRETVDMTVNWFKGLFQPQDSFQISFSFHHTDDGAAQGTETTLNVNNGEQCILDLRRVVQRYIESKMNPCELADLGASGVVSSRDFTQTVLNLLLRMLIEEQVGDGALAEDIAADIETAQAVLAEQSCSGAPLDRPGLQTLASNMQSYAGDSGKQIIFLLDYDGTLAPIVALPQLAAPDEELLALLPQVADRSSETHVVSGRGQADLQDWLGSLPIGLHAEHGLLSSNIPTSGQARQWVVDPRLPEERIEEIKQERDRVIRPILESAINDPALYVDGASPLWTDPATGKQYPALLIEEKYISLVLHFRAAEEVLGRDLEAWADGWREQLETAIAANNLPLVVTGQPADKNREVQIDKDAIGIADVQIHKGKIANGVTEHFDLSKPTLIIAAGDSGTDEDLFEAIHSIEEANEAVESYTIHVGALKEGVSTAARFIVDSPAEIRYLLQQFVN from the coding sequence TTGTCCCTCCTGTTAATCTTACTGCTACTGCTCAGTGTGAGCTGTGCGCCTTCCAAAAGCAGTGACATTGGAAGTGGTGGCTGGGCCCAAAGCGCCGATACGGCGGGATGTTTCTTCTCATTTAATAGTGAAAAATCGTATTTGCTAAGCGGCATTTTTCGTCGTCCTCTTAGGGAAACCGTAGACATGACGGTAAACTGGTTCAAGGGACTGTTCCAGCCGCAAGATTCTTTCCAGATCAGTTTTAGTTTTCACCACACTGACGATGGTGCTGCTCAAGGAACGGAAACAACCCTGAACGTAAACAACGGCGAACAATGCATTCTTGATCTGCGTCGCGTTGTGCAAAGGTATATTGAATCTAAGATGAATCCGTGTGAGCTTGCTGACTTAGGAGCAAGTGGCGTTGTCTCATCACGCGACTTTACGCAAACCGTGCTCAATCTGTTGCTTCGCATGCTCATTGAAGAGCAAGTTGGCGATGGGGCGCTGGCAGAAGACATTGCAGCCGACATTGAAACAGCGCAGGCAGTTTTGGCAGAACAAAGTTGTTCCGGTGCGCCACTGGATCGTCCAGGTCTTCAAACCTTAGCTTCCAACATGCAGAGCTATGCCGGCGATAGCGGTAAGCAAATCATTTTCTTGCTTGATTACGATGGAACGCTTGCTCCGATCGTAGCTTTGCCGCAACTCGCAGCGCCTGACGAAGAGTTGCTTGCCTTGTTGCCGCAGGTGGCCGATCGTTCAAGCGAAACACATGTTGTTAGTGGTCGTGGTCAAGCTGACCTTCAGGACTGGCTCGGATCACTTCCCATTGGTCTTCATGCTGAACACGGCTTGCTTTCAAGTAACATCCCGACGAGTGGTCAAGCACGTCAGTGGGTGGTTGACCCTCGTTTGCCCGAAGAACGCATCGAGGAAATTAAACAAGAGCGTGATCGCGTGATCCGTCCTATCCTCGAAAGCGCCATCAATGATCCTGCTCTTTACGTCGATGGAGCATCTCCGTTATGGACCGATCCAGCCACGGGCAAGCAATACCCAGCCTTGCTTATCGAGGAAAAATACATTTCTCTCGTCTTGCATTTCCGAGCAGCCGAGGAGGTTCTTGGTCGTGATCTTGAAGCATGGGCCGATGGCTGGCGAGAACAACTCGAAACAGCTATTGCTGCCAACAATCTTCCGCTTGTAGTCACGGGTCAGCCCGCCGACAAAAACCGCGAAGTTCAAATCGATAAGGACGCGATTGGAATTGCCGATGTGCAAATTCACAAAGGTAAAATTGCGAATGGGGTAACGGAGCATTTTGATTTGAGCAAACCCACCTTGATTATCGCAGCGGGCGACTCCGGAACCGATGAAGACCTTTTCGAAGCGATTCACTCAATCGAGGAAGCAAACGAAGCTGTTGAATCGTACACCATCCACGTTGGTGCACTTAAGGAAGGCGTAAGCACGGCCGCTCGATTCATCGTCGATAGTCCGGCCGAGATTCGCTACCTTCTTCAACAGTTTGTGAACTAA
- a CDS encoding restriction endonuclease has product MTFTEAAIVVLRQVGRPLHYKKITELAIDKHLLSHVGKSPEVTMSARLAMIAKKLEGDQSIVKVKPGVFGLKEFSEEVLAAADSDGDDDIRAEDIEIPEEVLNSVSVSQGEEDEDENHEEASSGAGLFPEEDDDDEPILAGLDESKGSSDRSSKRRKRRRNRGPEGANESRSDEQRRPQQPHQARSQRSEPSFKLAGNWDREPEDDELTAKGLADAVLAVLDAEERGMRDLEWVADRLVRKGRLQGQARALVPTVAAALRADNAGRRAEGKRARFRLAGERLWLTDWLISAEAVRVEENIRRLAREQRQEIHKLFLKQVAALPVAGFAELVASWLNAEGVHAVRAVRRPGSSARELHFAGVQRIGRNETHLAIVVRRDGSDIDKGLVEQTRGGLHHYGNASAAWFVTLGRVSQDARAESNIAGTAPCLMFDGYDWTDALEAVSIGLEKSSVILSLPQFDLLAALAGSDTLDIQDGGPKDREQGGGDNRNRMGRSRRRRRGRDRNRDGNASTSSENETDASQDNDESSDSSESAKQSASADDNGSAKDIESKSEKATESENNSEAEAQTVA; this is encoded by the coding sequence ATGACTTTTACGGAAGCCGCAATTGTGGTCCTACGCCAGGTAGGCCGACCATTGCATTACAAAAAAATCACCGAACTGGCTATCGATAAACATTTACTCTCGCACGTTGGCAAATCGCCCGAAGTGACCATGAGCGCTCGATTGGCCATGATCGCGAAAAAACTTGAAGGAGATCAATCCATCGTGAAAGTAAAACCCGGTGTTTTTGGACTCAAGGAATTTAGCGAAGAAGTCCTGGCCGCAGCCGATAGCGATGGCGACGACGACATTCGTGCTGAGGATATTGAGATCCCAGAAGAAGTGCTCAACAGCGTTTCCGTTTCGCAGGGAGAAGAGGATGAAGACGAGAATCATGAAGAAGCCTCTTCAGGTGCAGGGCTCTTTCCCGAGGAAGACGACGACGATGAGCCAATTTTAGCCGGACTCGATGAAAGCAAGGGCTCCTCCGATCGCAGCTCAAAACGTCGGAAACGACGCCGAAATCGTGGCCCCGAGGGCGCAAACGAGTCGCGATCCGATGAGCAACGACGCCCCCAACAACCGCATCAAGCTCGAAGCCAGCGCTCTGAACCAAGCTTCAAACTCGCTGGCAATTGGGATCGCGAGCCCGAAGATGACGAACTCACCGCAAAAGGCCTCGCCGATGCTGTACTAGCCGTGCTCGATGCCGAAGAACGAGGCATGCGCGATCTTGAATGGGTTGCCGATCGCTTAGTGCGCAAAGGACGCCTGCAAGGTCAAGCCCGAGCCTTGGTGCCGACCGTGGCTGCTGCGTTGCGTGCCGATAATGCTGGACGCCGCGCCGAAGGCAAACGAGCGCGCTTTCGCTTAGCCGGTGAGCGTTTGTGGCTCACCGATTGGCTAATCAGCGCAGAGGCCGTGCGGGTTGAGGAAAACATACGACGCCTCGCGCGAGAACAGCGACAAGAGATTCATAAGCTCTTTCTCAAACAGGTCGCGGCACTTCCCGTGGCTGGCTTTGCTGAACTCGTTGCTTCTTGGCTCAACGCCGAAGGCGTGCACGCAGTTCGCGCTGTACGCAGACCTGGCAGTTCAGCCAGGGAATTGCATTTTGCCGGTGTTCAGCGCATTGGACGCAACGAAACCCATCTTGCCATCGTTGTGCGCCGAGACGGCTCAGACATCGATAAGGGTCTTGTTGAGCAAACCCGCGGCGGACTCCACCACTACGGCAATGCCAGCGCTGCTTGGTTCGTGACCTTGGGTCGAGTGAGCCAAGACGCTCGCGCTGAATCGAACATTGCTGGTACAGCGCCATGTCTCATGTTTGATGGTTATGACTGGACAGATGCGCTAGAGGCTGTCTCTATCGGCCTTGAAAAGAGCAGCGTTATCTTGAGCTTGCCGCAGTTTGATTTGCTCGCAGCTCTCGCTGGCAGCGATACGCTGGACATCCAAGACGGCGGTCCAAAAGACCGAGAACAAGGCGGAGGCGACAATCGAAACCGCATGGGACGAAGTCGTCGTCGCAGAAGAGGTCGTGACCGAAACCGTGATGGCAACGCGTCAACATCAAGTGAAAACGAAACAGACGCTTCACAAGATAACGATGAGTCTTCGGATAGCTCAGAGTCTGCTAAGCAAAGCGCTTCTGCAGACGATAACGGCAGCGCAAAAGATATCGAATCCAAGTCCGAGAAGGCAACCGAGAGCGAAAACAATAGCGAAGCGGAAGCCCAAACGGTAGCTTAG
- a CDS encoding polyhydroxyalkanoic acid system family protein translates to MSAIDIRKTHTLGKDKAREAAESLSGMLKDKFQVQTQWDGDVLKFERSGAKGSIAISDTDVHVKVELGLMLKAFKGQVEGQVTKYLEKYLK, encoded by the coding sequence ATGTCTGCAATCGATATTCGTAAAACTCATACTCTTGGTAAAGACAAAGCGCGAGAAGCCGCCGAGTCCCTCAGTGGCATGCTTAAGGACAAGTTCCAGGTTCAGACCCAATGGGACGGCGATGTTCTCAAGTTCGAGCGCAGTGGCGCCAAAGGCAGCATCGCCATCAGCGACACTGACGTGCATGTCAAAGTCGAACTCGGCCTCATGCTCAAAGCCTTTAAGGGCCAAGTCGAGGGTCAAGTTACAAAATACCTCGAAAAGTATCTAAAATAG
- a CDS encoding D-alanine--D-alanine ligase codes for MSSLKDKHIGVLMGGISEEREISLRTGEAIYAALKKQGYLVSKIIVDRDVDVTLRKTTIDMAFIALHGTYGEDGCIQGLLELRGIPYTGSGVLASALCMNKAKSKELFRLHNIPTAPYYLVRRDQLASYKKLHEDFAFPVFVKPNNQGSSVGGSRAQTLEELKESLELAAKFDHEILVERFVPGREVTIGVLHGKALGAIEIEPKREFYDYKAKYEAGQSEYHFPARLSQEHYDSVLALAEKANACLGVTGVSRVDTLVTEGGNTYVLEVNTMPGMTSESSLVPKIAAGLGFSFEELCVAILEGIPLAKAQQSKAQTKVSPAAVATL; via the coding sequence ATGAGTAGTCTAAAAGATAAACATATTGGCGTTTTGATGGGTGGTATAAGCGAGGAGCGCGAGATTTCCTTGCGCACCGGTGAAGCTATTTACGCGGCGCTCAAGAAGCAAGGATATCTTGTCTCCAAGATCATTGTGGACCGAGACGTGGACGTCACTCTGCGTAAAACCACCATCGACATGGCCTTTATCGCTTTGCATGGCACCTACGGCGAAGATGGCTGCATTCAAGGCCTGCTTGAGTTGCGCGGTATTCCTTATACGGGCTCCGGCGTCCTTGCGAGCGCCCTTTGCATGAACAAAGCCAAGAGCAAAGAGCTTTTCAGGCTGCACAATATTCCTACGGCGCCCTACTATCTTGTGCGTCGCGATCAGCTTGCTTCGTATAAGAAACTACACGAAGACTTTGCTTTTCCTGTCTTTGTAAAACCCAATAATCAAGGTTCGAGCGTAGGCGGCTCTCGTGCCCAAACGCTTGAAGAGCTTAAAGAAAGCCTCGAGCTTGCTGCCAAGTTCGATCACGAAATCCTTGTTGAACGCTTTGTTCCTGGTCGTGAAGTCACCATTGGCGTTTTGCATGGCAAAGCTCTTGGGGCGATTGAAATCGAGCCTAAACGCGAGTTTTACGATTACAAAGCGAAGTACGAAGCGGGTCAAAGCGAGTATCATTTCCCAGCGCGGCTATCCCAAGAGCACTACGATAGTGTGCTTGCGCTTGCTGAAAAGGCCAACGCTTGTTTGGGCGTAACCGGCGTAAGCCGTGTGGATACCTTGGTCACCGAAGGCGGCAACACCTACGTGCTTGAAGTCAATACGATGCCGGGCATGACCTCCGAGTCAAGTTTGGTTCCCAAAATTGCAGCCGGGCTTGGCTTCAGTTTCGAAGAGCTATGCGTTGCCATCCTTGAAGGCATTCCGCTTGCCAAAGCCCAGCAAAGCAAGGCGCAAACCAAGGTTTCGCCGGCTGCTGTGGCCACGTTGTGA
- a CDS encoding UPF0262 family protein, translating into MHLVKIDDELLADASEIRRAEWQTLMSLFLESQNEQAPVQDAHCLHLRLCDETICLSLQTESGQSLSDHAISRASISELTYEYINIVSQLMQVEEQWNSHRLQALDMAKKSVHDAAARELQERCPQLGLSQKSARYLFSLMVSLLIDTTKLLGVHSHPSFR; encoded by the coding sequence ATGCACTTAGTGAAAATCGACGATGAGCTTCTTGCTGATGCTTCTGAAATAAGACGCGCAGAATGGCAAACGTTGATGAGCCTGTTTCTTGAAAGTCAGAACGAGCAAGCTCCAGTTCAAGACGCGCATTGTCTGCACTTGCGATTGTGTGATGAGACCATCTGTCTAAGTCTTCAAACGGAATCAGGGCAAAGCCTGAGCGATCATGCTATTTCTCGCGCAAGCATCTCTGAGCTTACTTATGAATACATTAACATCGTCTCACAACTCATGCAGGTTGAAGAGCAATGGAATTCGCATCGTTTGCAAGCGCTGGATATGGCCAAAAAATCGGTGCATGACGCTGCGGCACGAGAGCTGCAGGAACGGTGTCCCCAATTGGGGCTAAGCCAGAAAAGCGCGCGTTATTTGTTTTCGCTTATGGTTTCGCTTCTCATCGACACCACCAAGCTCTTGGGCGTGCACTCCCACCCGAGCTTTCGTTGA